A part of Aegilops tauschii subsp. strangulata cultivar AL8/78 chromosome 2, Aet v6.0, whole genome shotgun sequence genomic DNA contains:
- the LOC109766481 gene encoding uncharacterized protein yields the protein MEPPPSPLGTGAGAVCCMCGDRGLPHELLRCKLCRVRLQHRYCSDLYPRATAYRRCNWCLREPAEAHAQPHAHPVASKKADKRKMVASTETSTSDEEERRQHEAGCATATRSRRSAAEVGKPVKKPKVDERPPLPPSPGTAAKGNSGDKKPKVDETPALPPSPRTAAKGNSGDKKPKVDERPALPPSPGAAAKGNSGDKKPKVDERPALPPSPGTAAKGNNGDKKPKVDEWTALPPSPGTAAKGSSGDKKPMQAGKLARPGRVKVRRYKLLAEVISC from the exons ATGGAGCCGCCGCCTTCTCCGCTGGGCACCGGCGCCGGCGCTGTCTGCTGCATGTGCGGCGATCGCGGCCTGCCGCACGAGCTGCTCCGCTGCAAGCTCTGCCGCGTCCGCCTGCAGCACAG ATACTGCAGCGATCTGTACCCGAGGGCCACGGCGTATAGGAGGTGCAACTGGTGCCTGAGGGAGCCCGCAGAAGCCCACGCCCAACCCCACGCTCACCCGGTGGCTAGCAAGAAGGCGGACAAACGGAAGATGGTGGCATCAACGGAGACGTCCACCTCCGACGAGGAGGAGCGGCGGCAGCACGAGGCCGGATGCGCCACTGCTACGAGGTCCAGGAGATCGGCTGCGGAGGTTGGTAAGCCGGTCAAGAAGCCCAAGGTCGACGAGAGGCCACCGCTGCCCCCGTCGCCGGGCACGGCAGCGAAGGGGAACAGCGGCGACAAGAAGCCCAAGGTCGACGAGACGCCAGCGCTGCCTCCGTCGCCGCGCACGGCAGCGAAAGGGAACAGCGGTGACAAGAAGCCCAAGGTCGATGAGAGGCCGGCGCTGCCTCCGTCGCCGGGCGCGGCAGCGAAGGGGAACAGCGGTGACAAGAAGCCCAAGGTCGATGAGAGGCCGGCGCTGCCTCCGTCGCCGGGCACGGCGGCGAAGGGGAACAACGGCGACAAGAAGCCTAAGGTCGACGAGTGGACGGCGCTGCCCCCGTCCCCGGGCACGGCGGCGAAGGGGAGCAGCGGCGACAAGAAGCCGATGCAAGCGGGGAAGTTGGCGCGGCCGGGTAGGGTGAAGGTGAGGAGGTACAAGCTCCTGGCAGAGGTGATTAGCTGCTAG